The genomic interval tcccaTTCACTTCTACACTATCATCAGAACACTGAAAGGTAGCTTCTTTGTTCACTTTTATGTGCaaatttttctgcttttcattTTCTGCTGTTTACTTAGTGTGTGTGGTTTCTTGGTCAGAGTAGAGTTTCCGGCAAGGTTCTTGGGGTTTCCTGAATTGGGTTGTCAGAAGACCCAGGTGGGTATTTGAGTACTTCtgcaaaatttgttttttctcattTGTATGTTGAATGAACTCTTCTGGGTTTCTTCCTCTGTCAATTTTCTTGCTTTGCTAGAGTGTGAATTTTGGTGTAATACTTGCATACGTTTTTGCTAGAGTGTGAGTTTTTGTGTGCACTGCTGAGGTGTgttcttttgtttccttttcagTTGGTTTTCAGTAAGTGTTCTTGAGAGGGTTGTAGTGCTATGGAGTTTATATGTGGTGCTGTGGCTTGGATTGGATAACAATCTAAGTGGCTTGTAGTCAGTTGCGGTGAGAAGTTGTGATATGTTTTTTTGGTACTTTTCATATTTTAGGACACAACATAGATACGGTGTTTTTGGTGATGCTTTTCAATCATAATTGCTGGTTTTCCCCGAAATTCTATGTTCATCTTTAGTTCAAACCTTTTATCATGTGGATTGCATTGTAAACATTCCAATTCTGATTGAAGAACAACACCAAAAGTTCATAAAGAACCGAATCCAGGTTTTgccctttatttttttatttttaaaagcttATGTTAGGCATCGCTATGAATTTTGGCATCTTAGCAAAACTGACACTCAAAGTCCATCAATTATATGCCATCAAATGAAAAACTacatacaaagaagaaaaacaaataccAAAACACGGGGACCTAATCAAACCTATgcaagaaaatatacaaaagcAAACTCCGTCCAAAAGGGTCAAAAAAATAGGTAATTAGGGAGTTGATACATATTATGAAAAATTCCAGATTTTGTCCTTACTATTGATTTTGTTTACCTTTTGATATTTGACTTGGTTTGTGTGAGATGCTTAACTGTGTTTTCTGCATTTTTCAGGCTGTTCATGGAAGGGTAGTATTGCTATGGGGTTTGTATGCTTTGCCGTTGCTTAGATTGTATAGCCATCTTGGTGAGGTGTCTGCATTACTTTCTCTTGGCTTGTGTTTAGGATCTTGGTGAAGATGGTGCTGTATAGCCGGATTTTCAGTTACCATGTTGTTAGTTTCTTGTTGCTGGTTAGTTGTGGCATGAACTATGGAACTGATACTGATATCTTCTgcttaaaaactataaaagataCCCTTGAAGACCCCAATAACTATTTGAAGTTTTCTTGGGatttcaacaacaaaactgaaGGGTTCATATGTAGGTTTATTGGGGTTGAGTGTTGGCACCCTGATGAGAACAAGGTCTTGAATCTCAAACTGTCAAATATGGGACTCAAGGGCCAGTTTCCTCGTGCCATTCAAAATTGCTCTAGCTTAACTGGGTTAGACCTTTCAATTAACAAACTCTCTGGAACCATTCCGGGAGATATATCTACTCTTGTACCATATGTGACCTCTCTTGACCTTTCTTCAAATGAATTTTCTGGGGCAATTCCGGTGACTCTTTCAAATTGCACCTTTCTCAATAGCCTCAGACTTGATCAGAACAGACTCACTGGTCAAATTCCTCTACAATTTGGTATTCTCTCACGGCTCAAGACCTTTTCTGTGTCTAACAATCTTTTGACGGGGCAAGTTCCAAGCTTTAGCTCTGCAGTTTCAGTGAATTATGCAAATAATCAAGGCCTGTGTGGAGGTAATGGATTGGGGTCTTGCCAAGCCAAGAATTCTAAGAGTAACATGGCTGTTATTGCTGGAGCTGCTGCAGGTGGGGTGACTCTGGCAGCATTAGGATTGGCTGTTGGAATGTTCTTCTTCGTGCGACGTGTTTCTttcaagaagaaggaagaggacCCTGAAGGAAACAAATGGGCAAGAAGTCTAAAAGGAACTAAACAAATTAAGGCAAGCTAAATTGTTTGCATTGCACATGGCATATACCATTACAGAACTATTCATTTTTCCTGTAGATACAGTTGTGTTTTGTAGCACTAGATAATTGTTTCAAATGCTTTCTGTGGGAACcgtattgttaaaaaaatccCTTTTTGGTTAAATTCTTTCAAGTTTCCAGTgaactattttcttaaaaaatattatgtttccTCAAGTACTTTGTGTATATTAAttggaaaaacattttttgcatAGTGCAATGCCAAACAGAGAAAtatatatctttgttttttctaaatCAAAATGATAAATGATACATTTGCTCCAGAAAATGTGGGATATACTTTCTGAAAATTTAATTGTGTAAGATTTACAGAGCTCTGTTCATATGATTAACATACTATTGGAACTCTTGTGAGAATATGTCTAAGTCTAACTATACTGAATCGGATATCAGGTTTCTATGTTTGAGAAATCAATCTCAAAAATGAAGTTGATTGATCTCATGAAGGCTACTAACAACTTCAGTAATACCAATATCATTGGGTCAGGAAGAACAGGAACTGTTTACAAAGCTGTGCTTGGTGATGGAACAACACTTATGGTTAAGAGATTACAGGAATCTCAGTACACTGAAAAGGAATTCATGTCTGAGATGGGTACACTAGGGACTGTCAAACATCGCAATCTTGTTCCTCTTTTAGGCTTTTGCATGGCCAAAAAAGAGAGGCTTTTGGTCTATAAAAACATGCCAAATGGCAATCTCCATGACCAACTCCATCCTGCAGATGGTGTGAGCACCCTTGACTGGACTACAAGACTCAAAATTGCAATTGGAGCAGCCAAAGGGTTAGCATGGCTTCATCATAGCTGCAACCCCCGAATCATCCACCGAAACATAAGCTCAAAGTGCATCTTGTTGGACGCAGAATTTGAGCCAAAAATTTCTGATTTCGGCCTTGCCAGACTGATGAACCCAATTGATACTCATTTGAGTACTTTTGTAAATGGGGAGTTTGGTGATTTGGGTTATGTTGCTCCTGAGTACACAAGAACTTTGGTTGCTACACCCAAGGGGGATGTTTATAGCTTTGGGACTGTTCTTCTTGAGTTGGTGACTGGTGAAAGACCCACCAATGTGGCTAAAGCTCCAGAAACTTTTAAAGGAAATCTGGTAGAATGGATCACAGAGCTAACAAACAATGGAAAACTCCATGATGCCATTGATGAATCATTAGTCAGCAAGGATGTTGACAGTGAGCTTTTCCAATTTCTGAAGATTGCATGCAACTGTGTTCTGCCAACTCCAAAGGAGAGGCCAACCATGTTTGAAGTGTATCAGTTTTTAAGAGCCATTGGGGCTAGATACAATTTCACAACAGATGATGAGATATTGGTACCTACTGATAATGGTGATGCTGATAACATGGAGGAACTCATTGTAGCTCGGGAATGAAGTTATTGAAAGGTATAGTATTTGTCAttagtattatattttactGTGTAATTATATATCTCTTACTTTGTCGTCCTAAAATAAATGTTAGTGGTGTATGTAGGTCTGAGGATCTAGATTCAGTTGTGTGCTATTGATATTGAAAAATCAGTGTAAGATCATCAATCATGGTGTAGATATAGTTGAGTTACTTCTTTCTAATCATTATCTTAATCTGATTTCTTTGTTTTCCCTCTAGTACACTGATATGTGTGATGGAAACCGAGTTAGTAGTTTCTATCACATATGTCAGTGTGATGGAATCTTTAACTTTACAACAATGATTCTTAGACTTGGTGCTATGGATGCATGTTTGGTATAGGCTATATAATCCCTTCTACCCTATAGGAGCAACATTTTTCTTTAGATTTATTGAGTAGATTCATATTGTGTGGTAAAATGAgtttaagaaatgaaattaataattcaCAATGGACCTCCTTTGAAGTGTGTTCCATAATTATGGGGACAAAATGATTGCTAAGAAACTGTTGAAAGTACcatatcgattagagataaagttaatttagaatatataagtaAGTCTAAACCTCATCCTACAAATCGGTTCTGTGagattaagttaaacttaaaattcacttttaaacataatattagAGTCATGACATCCAAATTCTTTGTTGGGTTTTTTTGACGTTGTTTCTTTGTCAATTCTTCAAAATTCACTagtgttttatattaaaaacacaaaatctgTGTCAAtccatatattttgaatttgaagacACAACATCGAAGGGAAAGGGATAGTACAAAAAACTAAGCAGAAAATTCAAAGTCTTCTATTATTTCTACTTGAAAACCAACATGGcagagaaagaaaagtaaaatgaataGAGTTTTTGTTAAATCAAATTGAGGAGAAGaagtttatttcaatttatggagaggttttatttaatttatttccttattttgttttctaaatgtattttgagaaattaattcaaattgtGTTATAAGCAAGTGTTACAGTTGTTAGAAGATGCATCAAGTGCCATGTAAAGCTACCTAGATTTTTCTTGATGTTTTTCTTTCCAaactgaaaatatttatatggagtttacttttatttttattttctagtttttATTTCCATATTAGGTCTTTTATTGggtaaacatataaaattttattatacaaaagaaaaaaaatgctttgttttgttaaaaatacactcataaatatattattaaaagatgtAAAAGTAGCATATTTGGTTGTAAGTATCTTATAGAAACTAaatgacaaaaattataaaaaaacattatcatACCATCAAATTTTACGcataaaaataatggaaaatttatacattttgacTAGTTCATCAAATATGTCAGTCATAATTTAATAACTGAATTAATTgtcatcaaatttaattaatttaatttgggttTGAGATGGAGTGGATTCCAACCAATCAATACCtcaatgtattttgaaaatgtttgaaatgTAGACGGATTAGGAAAAATATagcatttttataattaaaatgtgaacataaaataaaaataaacacgtAAGTGGAACTTCTGCGCGTGTGCATGCGTGCAGCAAATATCGACATCTCCAAACACGGAGGTATGCCACAAGGATTCTCACACGATGGcgaaattatttaaagttaaatatatttttagtttttcaaagtATTACGTGATTTTGGGTTTTGTCATTCTTCAAAAGATTGcttcactttaattttttttaggaaattttaatttttagtttttgaaaaaaatggcGTTAAATTTTCTTTGAGGTGGTTAACGGTGTATTGTGTATGATGTCAGTTTTTATGTGGGTcacgtttatttttttttataaaactcatAATAGGAGTTCATTACTTGAAAAATTAAGGTTCTTTAgttattttcaatcaatcaagCAAAATTAGTTTTAGTCGAAGAAAAATTAGGTTATTTGATGTGGTAGCGATGTTTGGTGTGGTTGCGGTGGTCGTTGCAGTCGCTGTGAAAGAAATGCGTAAGCAAGGAAGGTAactttttggttttgtttttcgTTTAGCGTTGGTGTTATTTGGGCGTAAAATGTTGATGTTACAATGTAGGTGTAGAAATGATTTTCGACATGTGTTTGCACCACATGGGGAAGTTCGTTAACAATAAGGGACTAGAATATGTTGGAGGAGAGGTACACGTTATAAAAGGAGTTTATCCCGATCGTTGGTCGTATTTTGAAGCAGCGAGAATTGTTAAAGAATTCAAATATGATGCAGAGTTCAAGCTATGGTGGAAGGAGTCCAAACAAAAGTTGATGAACAATTTGAGAATACTGAGTGATGACAGGAAAACAATTTACTTAGAGGAAAATAACGAATAGGTTGAAATCTATGTGCAATATGTTCGTAGTGAGGCAGTTGAAGGTAAGTTTCTTACTATGGTGAAGGACACATACACAAGATGGAGGAAGAGGTTAATGTGCATGAGGAAGAGGTCCAAATGGCTAAGAAAGAGCTTTATGGTGCTGAGGAACAAGAAGAGGTTAATATAGATTAGAAGAGGTCGAAATGGTTGAGGAAGAGCCTTATGGTGCTGAGGAACAGGAAGAGGTTAATGTGGATGTAGTAGAGGTCGAAATGGTTGAAGAAGAGGCTTATGTTGGTGAGTAATTGGAAGAGGTTAATGTGGACGTAGAAGAGGTGGAAATGGTTGATGAAGAGACTTATATTGGTGAGGAACAAGAAGAGGTTAATGTGGATGTAGAAGAGGTGTAAATGGTTGAGGAAGAGGCTTATGGTGGTGAGGAAAAACTTGGAAATGGCTGAGGAAGAGGCTTATGTTGGTGAGGAACAACCTTATGTTCATGAGGAACATGAAGAGGGAAATGTGGTTGAGGGAGTAGTTAAAGCTTCAGTTGAAAAGGGGGAAGTTTCCAAAGTATAGAGCGGATTATATGAATAAgactttcaaattcaaattggGGATgaagttattttcattaaaagtttttaaaatgcACTAATGGAGCATAatgcatttttaaaaatggattAGGTCATACATTATGAATAGGTTTACAACACTAAGAGAAAAAGTTAAGACATATCCAGGAGATGTTATGCCTAAACCAAGAATAAGCCTCATTTAGCGCTTTtgtttaaagagaaaatatttacaAGTCTTTCATATTTGCTTTGTATTATTCTGTCTCAAAGAGTTATCAAATCTATATCTTGTTTGAAAAATCTTTTTGGTTGTTTTGTAAATTCAGAagtgaattaaaacacttgatGTTTATCTCAATTGAGTTCAACGATCTAATCAGTTGGAGCGAGccagtataaaaatacatttgttATTACTTTACcttaaaaacattttcctaaacGTTTTTTAAATACAGAAGCCTCTAACAACTATTGTAGACTGTCTAACTCTTTCAAAAGCCATTAAATGCTATTTTGCAAAAAAAGTTTTAGAACACTATACAAACCCCacccccttctagtgttttcttATGTGTCAAAGAGTTCTTTATCCTATGTGGAGATTGAAAAGATACTTGAAGAGGTTAAACTCATTGTAACTTGAAAATGTTTATACTCATGCTTTCTCGAGAGGGTTAAACTCGTTATAACTTGAAAAGGTTGATACTTATACTAGTAAAGAATTTGATTAGTGAAACTTCTTAAATAGATTATTTAAGAGATATAATCTTAAGTTGTGAAGCAAATTAGTATAAATCCTTGTGTGCATATTTCTATGCAactcttattaaaaatatggaGCTCGAATACATAATGTAAATGTGGAATGTTGGAAAGATGTTGACTAGAAACAAAATGGttcataacaacaacaacatgaaCCAACAAAAGCACACAGGGGAAGAAGGGGATAATGTAAATGACATGAGTACGTTGTAATAGTATGTAGGGTAATGGTAGATTGAAATGAAGGGAACAAGATACTAGAATATcgaaacaacaattttttttttttaatttaatttcacactTGAATACTTAACAcggatataattttttttcacttaaacaAGATTAGAGATCATAAATACCTTAAACATTATTCCACACACTAATATAAACgtaaaataaaacacaacattAATTTGAAGTAGTTACAAAGAAGcttgatatatataattcatgTTTTCTTGCACTTATATTCTTCGAACTGCATCAGAACAACATCATACATGATAATTGTGACAACAAGGAGCTGCAGGGTATCTGTTTGGTCCTTGACCAAGTAGCCTTCTGGACTGAACTTTTTCATATGAACCTATAAACATAAtcaacaatttattttcattcgtcatatatttttagttcttgaAATTCATATATCTTGATAATTCggtttttattaaatgaattaaaaattattttagtttctgacatttaaaaaaaaaaatacatgtttagtctattagattaaatttaaagcACTAACgtgtttttagttatttttatttttaatttgcgattattttttcattctgaGTACGTAGAGAAAATCCTAATTgactataaattttaagaagggttaaatatgtttttagtttctatactttggggcgattttggttttagtctctctttcaaactaagatacaatttagtcctttaactttagaaaactctggttttagtctttttttaccaaatttttttaactttatttgttatttcaaacgcgtttctcagttaacattgaagcaaaaatgtgtcaaacagggtaaacaatccaaatgctataatgaaacgtgcttgaaacagcaaataaagttaaaaaaattttgataaaaaggactaaaaccagagttttctaaagttgaaggactaaattgtaccgtAATTTGAaggagggactaaaaccaaaatcgccccaaagtataggaactaaatacatatttaaccctttcaAGAAATATGCAACATAATTGTAAATGAATGCTTTaacatgtaaatatatatattcattggTGAATATAAGACaccataaatataaacataaaattgaaattttatgtaAAAGAAACAAGATTAGAACATATATAGTTGTTGAAGCTAAGATAAATGTATGGGTCCATTCAAAACTctgaaaaagattaaataatgaagacaaataaatatgtattattcaTAAGTTTTGACGTCATTTTAAACGAGAAAgctattaaaagaaaaaaaaattatatatttaacctatttcTCCATTTATTTgtccatttaaaataaattcaataatatttacACAGTGAATTTCACTTACTTGCATGGCCAGAAGCACCAGCTAGAGGCAGTGATATTGCCCTAGCACAAGAAATGAACACACAAAGAAAGAAGACAATAACCCAAAGAAAAGAGATTCTACTTGAAGCCATTGGGTTAGGGCACATCACGATGAATTCAACATATCTTAATTTATAAGCCaagatattgtttatttttatctctttcactTCTACCTAACCAATTTTTGGAGTCTTtgattatgtattattttatcaaacatatcttcttttttatatttttcatacatTTCCCCTCTCTCTTTTAGCATTCTTTACCTAAcaacttttacaaaatttattatttatagtttagattatatattaacaatttttttaataatttttttacaaaactttttataatagaaCACATATCTCTATCTTATTaatctgtttaaatttaatttaaaaaagatatttgaaatGTCACAAAACAATCgtctaattataaaaaagttgttaaaaaaaaattttccTTATCGTTTTGGTGCCGTGACTTTGCTTCTTAGGTATTTTGTCATTTGTGTTTGGTCAATAACGTGAAGAGAAAATATCTTCTTATAGCTTCATGGATGTTTCCacctatatattaaaaagttaagaGTTCGTAATTTTTGTAGAAGATTAAATAGATAATCTACGCGTGAAAGTTGTGTAggtcaataatattattattataaatttcacGTGTTCAAAATCtgctttatttaatattttttttatatttaaattacttgtCATCCATTCATTAACGACTCTCTAGTCAATGGTTTTAAAGAGATAAATTTTGTATTCATAAAGTTATTTTGTGGTTTGGAACCAGCTTGGTCGGAGTGAGATTGACTTATTAAGTATGACAAAAcgttattgaaaaataaaatattaataattatcttatacAAGTTAAGCATAATTAaagatgataaatatttatactaataatttgattataatatatattagtgaaaatacatacacacacacatatatatatatatatatatatatatatatatatatatccatttttaccttatgataataaataaaaaaaattaagttttctaattataattaaaataataaatattataaaatttataacattagCATTATCAACAagtaattataatcataaaaaaacagGTACAAAAtgtaaaggataaaataattaaaaaaataacttatattgaTAATGGAAAagtgaataataaatatgtaaaaaaagttatttttaaatgttgaaaagaagaattcttttattaaaagttatagaTGTATATATTCCACTAGCTACACGTTACAAGGTTAATAAAGTGTCAAACTTACATTACCTATTTTAGCATATATTTAGGATTATTATATGATCAcataaatttatgattatgaaGGTATTGAAAATTAACGTGTCAACCTAAATCTTAAGATTAATAATGTTTCGGGTGCGAGGTTTGGGATCACAATCAAACATTCTACGGATACGTGTCAAAATCACTATGATGTTCAAGTTAGTAATGACCATTTGACTAGCACAGTAAAGtcttaaattcacaataaatgtaATCACCAACCTCCTTATATTacacttatatttatagatttcaaaATGGACTTTTAATTAAGGTGGGCTTAATCACGGTCCAAAAGTTGATAAATATACTTTACCTATAAACGTGTTCAATTTGTAACATGATCAACTAACAGGTATTTGACCAATCGGTTACTTACTCTTTGGTGGGGACCATCTGGTCTGTGGGGTGAATAGGGATGGAAGCGTTGACCACTCGATCAACTAAGGACTAGTTGGTCATATAGTACAATAAAACATTATGGTTAAATTATCTCTTTAAGAAagaataacttaattattaatatttatgttaattgttttaatcaTTAGGTTATTGAAACTCATATGTTCCAAATGGAATTATTAGATGTTGTTCTTCTCGGGATTTGAACGAAAGGTCTTTTTGGAAAGTGGTGAGATATGAGCGATTTTGAAGTCCTTGACGTGTACTCCTAAAT from Vigna radiata var. radiata cultivar VC1973A chromosome 9, Vradiata_ver6, whole genome shotgun sequence carries:
- the LOC106774230 gene encoding probably inactive leucine-rich repeat receptor-like protein kinase At5g48380, with the protein product MVLYSRIFSYHVVSFLLLVSCGMNYGTDTDIFCLKTIKDTLEDPNNYLKFSWDFNNKTEGFICRFIGVECWHPDENKVLNLKLSNMGLKGQFPRAIQNCSSLTGLDLSINKLSGTIPGDISTLVPYVTSLDLSSNEFSGAIPVTLSNCTFLNSLRLDQNRLTGQIPLQFGILSRLKTFSVSNNLLTGQVPSFSSAVSVNYANNQGLCGGNGLGSCQAKNSKSNMAVIAGAAAGGVTLAALGLAVGMFFFVRRVSFKKKEEDPEGNKWARSLKGTKQIKVSMFEKSISKMKLIDLMKATNNFSNTNIIGSGRTGTVYKAVLGDGTTLMVKRLQESQYTEKEFMSEMGTLGTVKHRNLVPLLGFCMAKKERLLVYKNMPNGNLHDQLHPADGVSTLDWTTRLKIAIGAAKGLAWLHHSCNPRIIHRNISSKCILLDAEFEPKISDFGLARLMNPIDTHLSTFVNGEFGDLGYVAPEYTRTLVATPKGDVYSFGTVLLELVTGERPTNVAKAPETFKGNLVEWITELTNNGKLHDAIDESLVSKDVDSELFQFLKIACNCVLPTPKERPTMFEVYQFLRAIGARYNFTTDDEILVPTDNGDADNMEELIVARE